One window of Corynebacterium sp. P3-F1 genomic DNA carries:
- a CDS encoding (deoxy)nucleoside triphosphate pyrophosphohydrolase, with product MTKLIDVTGAVMIRDGAVFAAQRGPGKALAGKWEFPGGKIEPGETPEQSLARELKEELLVDATVGEHITTTEYEYDFGTVRLSTFHCTLSPDAHPTLTEHADSRWVPLTDVKNLDWAPADVPAVNIIAE from the coding sequence ATGACAAAGCTCATCGACGTCACCGGTGCCGTCATGATCCGCGACGGCGCGGTCTTCGCCGCGCAGCGCGGCCCCGGCAAAGCTCTCGCCGGTAAATGGGAGTTCCCCGGCGGCAAGATCGAACCGGGCGAGACACCAGAGCAGTCCCTCGCACGCGAGCTCAAAGAAGAGCTTCTTGTGGACGCCACTGTTGGCGAGCACATCACGACGACCGAGTACGAATACGACTTCGGCACAGTCCGCTTATCGACGTTCCACTGCACCCTCTCCCCCGATGCGCACCCCACTCTCACCGAGCACGCTGATTCCCGCTGGGTGCCTTTGACCGATGTGAAGAACCTCGACTGGGCGCCGGCTGACGTTCCAGCTGTCAACATCATTGCTGAGTAA